CGGTAGTCAGTATTTTCTTCGCAAGGCCGGCGCTCCGACCGACTACGTCATTTATAAAAGCACAGCCGAAGTGCTGATGAGAAAGGCGGCGGACCTCCGTCCCAAGCCGGAGAAGAGCGCGGAAGCGCCGCCGCAAAAACCGCGCGGCTAAGGCAGAGAATCAAGGCCGGATCATGTGACACCGTTCATTCGATCCGGCCTTTTTCGATTTATTAGAGAACAACCGATGTCCCTCAACGCGAGCCACTTCGGGAGTCGTCCGCTCCCGGCGCGACGCAAAGTGATCTTGGCCGCCATATTAATTGCGGTCGCGATCGCTTTTCTGCCCGCTCTGGAGAATGGATTCATCAGCGATGATTTCGGCTTGATCGTCCGTCGGATAAGCACTCTCGAGTCGCCGCGAGGTCTGGGGCAATTGGTCGGCAATGTCTACTGGTGGGGGACGGGCCAGATTGAAGCCCGGCATGACTTGTATCGCCCGTTTGTGTCAGCCACCTTCTGGATCGAGTATCAACTCGGCGGTGACTCACCGTTTGTTTATCACCTGTCCAACTATCTCGTTCATCTCGCCAACACGGCGCTCGTCTATTTGTGTCTGGCACCGGTAGCGGGCGGGGGACTCGCCGTGACGGTCGCCGCATTGTTTGGATTGAGTCCTATGGCCGTAACGTCGGTGGGATGGATTTCCGGAAGAACCGATCTGTGGGCGGCGTTTTTCGTTTTGCTTTTCCTCTGGTTGTTCGGGCTGGCGCGGCGGCGGAGATCGAACGTATTTCTCATCGGCGCTTGCGTGAGTCTCTTTCTTGCGCTGACCGCGAAAGAAGCGGCCATCATCGCGCCGCTGATTGCCTGGGTGCTCGAGCGCTCGCGAACGGCGAGGGAACTCGCTGGAGACCGATCGGACCGGCCCGTCGGACATTACTTGCTGATGATTGCCCCGGTGGCTGCCTACCTGATCGTGCGTTGGATCGCGGTGGGAGTGCTGCTTTTTCGTTCGCCTACGGGAACCGGATCTCTGGCCGATCCGGTGCCTTTTCTGGCTGAGCGGATCGTACGAACAGCCACCAATATCCTTGCTCCCATTCACTACAGCTTCTACTCCGAGTTCCTGTGGAGCGCAACGGACGCGCGGGGCGTGGGCTTTGTGCTGGTTTGGATCGTGTTTCTCGTTCTGATTGCCCTGGCAGTAATGGGACTGATCCGACGGCAACTGTGGGCAGCCGGCGGGCTGTGGTTCGGAGCGGCTTTGCTGCCGGTGTATCTGATGGGACAGTCGTGGGCGGCGCTCTCCGATTTCTACGCGTATTTGGCGATTCCGGGTTTCTGGCTGTTTGTGACGGAAGGGGTGCGAGCTCTGGCCAAGACCGCGATTCCCCGGTGGAAAGTTCCGCCGATTCCGGTATACGTCGTCATCGGCGGTCTGGCGATGGTCTTCGGCGCTGCGACCTTCGTTCGTCTGCCGATTCTGCGCTCGCAATTTGCTCTGGCTGAGCACATGGTTCAGCGCGAACCGAGTTCACTCCGGGCCGTGATGAGCATGGGCGAGGAGTATTTTGCGATGCGAAACGCGTCGCAGGGGGAAGAGTGGATGATGCGCGCGGCGAAGATTGATCCCTCGAGTAAGGATCCGTGGATGAAGTGCGCGCAGTTCCATATCGCGCGTGGAGACCTGAGAAGCGCTGCGTCGTTCGTGGATACGCTGGCGGTTCTGGCACCGCAGTCGGGCGACGCTCAGGCGGTGATTGCGCGTTTCTACTTCGAGGCCGGGCATTGCGAGGAATCGGTGGAGGTTTTCAAGCGATCCTTGTCGCTTGCCTACCCAACTTCCGTAACCTTGTACGACTATGGCATGGCTCTGCTTTGTATCGGAAAGGATAGCGTGGCGGCGGACGTGTACGATCTGGCTCTCCAGCAGCGGCCGTTTTGGCCCGAAGCCTATGCGAATCTCGGTCTTGCCTATGAAAACATGGGGCAGCTCGCGCGCGCGGCCGAAGCCTACTTGAAGGCGCTCGAACAGGATTCCCGGTTCGCTCCGGCCTGGGAGTCGCTGGCGATTGTCTATCTGCAGATGGGGCGAACCGGCGATGCCCGTCGAGCGGCTCAAGGCTATTTCAGTCTGGATCCGCCATCGGAGCGAGCGGAGCGCTTGCGTCAAGCGCTCGAGCAAGCGGAGGAGTGACGGGAAGGGGGAATCGGATCGGGTATGAGTTGATCCATTGATGCATCACCGAATGAGGGATTTTTCTCCGAAATCGTGAGCCCAGGGTGCGCGCTCTGGGTTTTCTTCAGTTGTACTTTCCATGTCTGCACTCATTAGCCTTCTTCCTTATCTTCGTCCCTATCGCTCCGTGATCGTGTGGGGCGCGCTGATCGCCGTGTTCAACAACGCGGTGGGCGCACTGGCTCCGTGGATCGTCAAGCTGGCGATTGACAGTTTGAGCCAGACGCCTTCCTCGGCTATTCTGGCCAAGTACGCGTTGCTTCTGGTTGCGGTCGTGGCCGTGGCGTGCGGGTTGCGGTTTCTCCTGCGGAAGATTTTGATCGGGATGTCACGGCACGTGGAACTGGATCTGCGAAACAGCGTTTTCGCGCATCTGCAACGGCTGTCGGCTTCGTTTTACAATCGGAATCGCGCCGGAGATCTGATGGCACGCCTGACCAGCGATCTGGAGCGCGTGCGGTACGTGCTGGGACCGGGCATCATGTACCCGCTGGATACCGTCACCGTGGGCGTGTTCTCGCTGGCGATGATGCTCCTCATTTCGCCCAAGCTAACGCTG
The sequence above is drawn from the bacterium genome and encodes:
- a CDS encoding tetratricopeptide repeat protein, producing the protein MSLNASHFGSRPLPARRKVILAAILIAVAIAFLPALENGFISDDFGLIVRRISTLESPRGLGQLVGNVYWWGTGQIEARHDLYRPFVSATFWIEYQLGGDSPFVYHLSNYLVHLANTALVYLCLAPVAGGGLAVTVAALFGLSPMAVTSVGWISGRTDLWAAFFVLLFLWLFGLARRRRSNVFLIGACVSLFLALTAKEAAIIAPLIAWVLERSRTARELAGDRSDRPVGHYLLMIAPVAAYLIVRWIAVGVLLFRSPTGTGSLADPVPFLAERIVRTATNILAPIHYSFYSEFLWSATDARGVGFVLVWIVFLVLIALAVMGLIRRQLWAAGGLWFGAALLPVYLMGQSWAALSDFYAYLAIPGFWLFVTEGVRALAKTAIPRWKVPPIPVYVVIGGLAMVFGAATFVRLPILRSQFALAEHMVQREPSSLRAVMSMGEEYFAMRNASQGEEWMMRAAKIDPSSKDPWMKCAQFHIARGDLRSAASFVDTLAVLAPQSGDAQAVIARFYFEAGHCEESVEVFKRSLSLAYPTSVTLYDYGMALLCIGKDSVAADVYDLALQQRPFWPEAYANLGLAYENMGQLARAAEAYLKALEQDSRFAPAWESLAIVYLQMGRTGDARRAAQGYFSLDPPSERAERLRQALEQAEE